A window of Candidatus Thermoplasmatota archaeon genomic DNA:
ATCCGGACGCCGCGAACCCGGATCACGGCGCCGGGTCCGGTGTCCCGGACGCCGCTCGAACGCGGGTCACTTGAGCGGCGTCGCGTATTGCGGATAGTCGCACACGGGCGGGGTCACGTCCTTCTGCCAGAAGACCGCAAGCAGCTCGCCGCGGTGGAAGCACTCGTGCGTCACGATCGTGAAAAGGATCTCCTCGATCGTGTACGCAGGCTTCTTGAACGGGCCGGGGACGGCGCAGGGCCGTTCGAGGTCCTTGTCGGCGAGGCCGTCCACAACGCGGTGGGTGCGGGCGCGCGTCTCCTCGACGTACGCGAGGACGGGCTCGAGCGTCGTCCACTTCTTCGTGCTGTGGCGCGCCCACTGGGGGGCCGCGCCCTCGACGACGTCGATCCACGCGTTCTCGACGTTCGCCATGTGCGTGAGGATCCCGACCGGCGTGAGGAAGCTCGCGTTCACCTCGGCCGCGAGCATGTCGGGCGCCATCGCGAGGAGGCCCTTCTTCCACTCGGCGTGCATCTCGTCGCTCCAGGCGAGCATGCGGCGTACGTCGATCACGACCTCCGGAGGGCGGGGGCGCCCCATGAAGATTCGCAGGCAACCTTCGCCCTTCCAGGCGACGCGTCAGGTCGGGTTGCGCCCCGTGGCACCCCGCCGCGGCAGACGGCCGCGTCCGGGTCGCGCCGAACCGTCGGGGCGGTCACGGCTTGTCGACGGCGTCGCTTCGCGCAAGCATCTGCACGCGGTCCACGCCGCCAATCTCGCGGATGACGCGGGCGACCCCGCGCGGAACGTCGTGCTCCCAATCACCGTCCGCGACCATCGCGTGGCGGATGCGCGTGCCTTCGTAGCGGGCGCGCTCGTGGAAGGGCGCGTCGCGGACCTCGAATCCGGCTTCGGCGAAGAGGCGTCGAGGAAGCGGGTTGTTGGAGTACAGGACCTCGAAGGGCGGTACGAGGCTGCGGACGTGGGAGACCCAGATGGCGTTGCGGTTCACGTCCGGCAGGGGGATGATCGCGACCCGGTCGAGGTCCGCTTCGGCACACGCCGCCTCGATCATCGCGTACCGCTCGCCCGCCGTGAAGGGATTCACGAGCGAGTGGCTCGATTCGGCCGACCCGATCGCGATCACGAGGGCGTCGTTCTCGGCAAGGATCCTGCGGCACACCTCGAGGTGTCCGAGGTGGAACGGCTGGAACCGTCCAACGAAGAGCGCGCGCCTCATGCGCAGGCATCCGGAGGGCCCCGGCTTAGCGTTTTGGGTGGATCATGGACCGCGCGCCCCTGACGACGCGTTGTACTGACGACGCGTTGCCCCTGACGACGCGTTGTACTGACGACGCATTGCCCCTGACGACGCGCGCGCCCCTGACAAGGCGCGCGCTTTCGGGAACTCCTCCGCGGAGGACCGGTCAATTGTTGCCTTCGACCGGCAGCTCGAGGCCTTCCCACGCCGGACCCGCGTAGTATCGGACGATGCGGCCTTCCTTCACCTTCTTCACGAGGCCGGCGCCCTCGAGCTTGTCCATGTGCCAGCTCACGAGGCTCGGTTGGACGCCGAGCGCAGCGCAGAGGTCCTTCTGGATGACGCCCGGCGAGGCGCGCACGGCGCGCGCGAGCGCCGCGCCCGTCTCGTTGCGCAGCACCGCGTACGCGTCCTTGTTCTGCGTGATGTGGCCCGCATTGAGGTAGAACCGCTTGTAGCGGCCGAGGCGGCGGCTCACGACGAGCCTGTTGTCCTCGAGGAGCTTCAGGTGATAGACGGTCGTGCCCCAGCCGATGCCGGCCTTCGCGCTCACGTCGTGCGCGTGGATGCCTGGATTCGCGCGGATGAGCTCGTAGATCTCCTCGCGCTTGCCGTGCTCGAGCACCTCGTCGCGGCCGATGCGCGTGTAGAGCGCGGCGACGATGGGCGATCCGAGCGCGTGCCGGACAAACGGCCAGTAGAACGCGAGGGCGAAGAGTCCGCCCGCGGCGGCCGCGCTCGCGGCGAGGCCGACCATGGGGCTTCCCGGCTCGCCACCGTGGGGCACCGTGTCGGCGGCTTCGAGGGTGCCGGCGTCCCCGAGGCGGAGGATGCGCAGGCCCAGGCGGCCTTGTTCGGCGTCGTGCTTCTCGGCCAGGAAGGTCACGGGGCCCGCGAGCACGGCATCGCCCGTCGCGTTGCGGGGGCCGTCGTCCGACGGCAGGTCGCCAAGCACGTCCTCGAGCGCGAGGGTGGCCGCGCCGTAGGTGGCCGAAAGGGGCGAGGCGAAGACCTCCGCGGCGAGCGTCGTGTCGAGGGTGATCGTGGAGGCGAGGCCTTCCACGACGACGTACGAGAACCGCCGGCGCTCGATTTCTCCATCGGGCGTCACGCTCTCGTTACGGAACCCGGTCGACCACGAGGC
This region includes:
- a CDS encoding nicotinamide-nucleotide adenylyltransferase, yielding MRRALFVGRFQPFHLGHLEVCRRILAENDALVIAIGSAESSHSLVNPFTAGERYAMIEAACAEADLDRVAIIPLPDVNRNAIWVSHVRSLVPPFEVLYSNNPLPRRLFAEAGFEVRDAPFHERARYEGTRIRHAMVADGDWEHDVPRGVARVIREIGGVDRVQMLARSDAVDKP
- a CDS encoding ArsR family transcriptional regulator, with the translated sequence MRNEGPSRSRTSGRAPQPRPLAVLAALGVAAFVTASVLSAGLAAAAPDEARFTARDPVKLVGEVTAEGEGLSVVLTHPGESGVPGLAIEADFVQARIVHHEETRLCSRTTALCQTTGSPDRSERFLANGLVRIRGDKASPVVATLATLDRWTPGWPSVSGGAAAVLPDETRLALVSSSDARLSALHADLEIKPKDPANPAFEPSHTKAFAEFDAGTFRLGGLDGARAAGAGTFRLALFGARLDATGLAPDGTASTTASWSTGFRNESVTPDGEIERRRFSYVVVEGLASTITLDTTLAAEVFASPLSATYGAATLALEDVLGDLPSDDGPRNATGDAVLAGPVTFLAEKHDAEQGRLGLRILRLGDAGTLEAADTVPHGGEPGSPMVGLAASAAAAGGLFALAFYWPFVRHALGSPIVAALYTRIGRDEVLEHGKREEIYELIRANPGIHAHDVSAKAGIGWGTTVYHLKLLEDNRLVVSRRLGRYKRFYLNAGHITQNKDAYAVLRNETGAALARAVRASPGVIQKDLCAALGVQPSLVSWHMDKLEGAGLVKKVKEGRIVRYYAGPAWEGLELPVEGNN
- a CDS encoding DinB family protein codes for the protein MIDVRRMLAWSDEMHAEWKKGLLAMAPDMLAAEVNASFLTPVGILTHMANVENAWIDVVEGAAPQWARHSTKKWTTLEPVLAYVEETRARTHRVVDGLADKDLERPCAVPGPFKKPAYTIEEILFTIVTHECFHRGELLAVFWQKDVTPPVCDYPQYATPLK